In the Setaria italica strain Yugu1 chromosome VI, Setaria_italica_v2.0, whole genome shotgun sequence genome, one interval contains:
- the LOC101755455 gene encoding uncharacterized protein LOC101755455, which produces MPSGGRRLPPWTSPRSAGAPRWSPAAGTPVAGAGCGPVSGYRTPPVSAGGCFGTRVTPPTSGGARVTPPSTGGCSSRPPRPPPSLDSPYVRAKQAQVIEKDPNKAVPLFWAAINSGDRIESALKDMANVLKQANRAEEAIEAIRSFRDRCPYEAQDSLDNILLDLYKKCGRTEEQIEMLTIKLRVVDEELASGRWKTKLSKSHGRVVYLSLRDEKARLLGNLAWAYMQSENYEEAEMLYRQALAIEADYNKECNLAICLMKTGKLAEAKYLLQAIPYNCDDESHVKSLSRATEMLRDLELQSLPSPITQMKSKESRILLATDVEILEDPQPQTLSTPLSQLKYKEPHISVSANAEQHEKCSSWFPSPITQLKREEPRILVTVDAEKNEGCAEFQDLSRLFNDAATPHSILEKLRKRLVNEAPKSSIHDQIQTHTPTECLPNSEGNHNASENPVQGGKLLTKGVRKTWADMVDEEEQQLGEDKSWTDMVAKGEHQLRNDKLTVGVGTTEQTESSKHASKQEYRTPPPSQGSSTLHRPVIGGHQQGFSANSWRRSNSKISTDNKVNWDLVRAAPTWSKHKVQDHSGRVCQRPNAAHLKENTSGSKQAPWRSSASQRALFPDWKSKGEGYGHGYVPFGDNEHSQGSSRTEATHRWHNNAAGTVSWRPQNRLRVFQEITNEINQNVV; this is translated from the exons ATGCCGAGCGGCGGAAGGCGGCTGCCGCCGTGGACGTCACCGAGGAGCGCGGGGGCGCCGAGGTGGAGCCCTGCTGCTGGTACCCcagtcgcgggcgcgggttgcgGCCCGGTCTCGGGCTACCGGACGCCGCCCGTCAGCGCGGGAGGCTGCTTCGGCACGCGCGTCACGCCGCCGACGAGCGGGGGCGCGCGCgtgacgccgccgtcgaccggGGGGTGCTCGTCGCGGCCGCCGAGGCCTCCACCTTCCCTGGACTCGCCCTACGTGCGGGCCAAGCAGGCGCAG GTAATTGAAAAGGACCCAAACAAGGCAGTTCCATTGTTCTGGGCAGCTATAAACAGCGGTGATCGGATTGAGAGTGCATTGAAAGATATGGCCAATGTACTGAAACAAGCAAATAGGGCTGAAGAAGCCATTGAGGCAATAAGATCCTTTCGTGATCGTTGTCCCTATGAAGCTCAGGATTCCCTTGACAATATTCTTCTTGACCTTTACAAG AAATGTGGTAGGACAGAAGAGCAGATTGAGATGTTGACGATAAAGCTGAGAGTTGTTGATGAGGAGCTAGCTTCTGGCCGGTGGAAAACAAAACTGTCTAAATCTCATGGAAGAGTAGTGTACCTTTCTCTTAGAGATGAAAAAGCAAG GTTATTGGGGAACCTTGCATGGGCCTATATGCAGTCTGAAAATTACGAGGAAGCAGAAATGCTCTACAG GCAAGCTCTTGCTATAGAAGCTGACTACAACAAAGAGTGTAACTTAGCCATCTGTTTGATGAAGACTGGAAAGTTGGCTGAAGCTAAATACCTGCTCCAAGCTATACCTTACAACTGCGATGATGAAAGTCATGTCAAATCTCTTTCCCGGGCTACTGAAATGCTTAGGGACCTTGAGTTGCAATCACTCCCTTCTCCCATAACTCAGATGAAGTCCAAAGAATCGCGGATTTTGCTTGCTACTGATGTGGAGATACTTGAAGATCCACAGCCACAAACTCTATCAACTCCTTTGAGTCAactgaaatataaagaaccaCATATTTCAGTTTCAGCAAATGCAGAGCAACATGAGAAGTGCAGTTCATGGTTTCCATCTCCCATAACTCAGTTGAAGCGTGAAGAACCACGAATTTTGGTTACTGTTGATGCAGAAAAGAATGAAGGCTGTGCAGAGTTCCAAGATCTTTCTCGACTCTTCAATGATGCTGCTACACCTCATTCAATACTTGAAAAACTTCGGAAGCGGTTAGTTAACGAGGCACCAAAAAGTAGCATTCATGACCAGATTCAGACTCATACTCCAACTGAATGCTTGCCCAACTCTGAGGGAAACCATAATGCTAGCGAGAATCCTGTGCAAGGGGGCAAGCTATTGACCAAAGGTGTTAGAAAAACGTGGGCTGACATGGTGGATGAGGAGGAGCAACAATTGGGTGAGGACAAGTCATGGACTGACATGGTGGCTAAGGGTGAACATCAATTGCGCAATGACAAGTTAACAGTGGGTGTGGGCACTACTGAGCAAACTGAAAGCAGCAAACATGCAAGTAAGCAGGAGTACAGAACACCACCACCCTCTCAAGGAAGCAGCACCCTCCACAGACCAGTCATAGGTGGTCACCAACAAGGTTTTTCAGCGAATTCATGGAGACGCAGCAATTCCAAAATCTCCACGGATAACAAAGTGAACTGGGATCTTGTCAGGGCTGCTCCAACATGGAGCAAGCATAAGGTACAGGATCACAGTGGTCGAGTTTGCCAAAGGCCTAACGCAGCTCATCTCAAGGAGAACACTTCAGGCAGCAAACAAGCACCATGGAGAAGCAGCGCATCTCAGCGTGCGCTTTTTCCTGACTGGAAATCAAAGGGTGAAGGATATGGCCATGGTTATGTGCCGTTTGGTGATAATGAGCACTCTCAGGGTTCTAGTCGCACTGAGGCCACTCATCGCTGGCATAATAATGCGGCAGGTACAGTGTCATGGAGGCCACAGAACCGTCTGCGGGTCTTCCAGGAAATCACAAATGAGATCAACCAAAATGTTGTGTAA